The Pseudanabaena sp. FACHB-2040 genome includes a window with the following:
- a CDS encoding GNAT family N-acetyltransferase codes for MDLQTERLKIRNWLPDQDTAAAFGIYGDERVMQWIGDRTVDPTPAATQVRLERYRQRTAADKPPGMGCWAVEELRTGQLIGNLLLVPLPNVERQPSGHIEIGWHFNPAYWGQGFATEAAQAVLKYGFETLQLAEIYVVTLPNNERSKAVAQRLGMAALGTTHQYHGGTELSLFKLTAENWQILIAEPRTVPAKMHKDSVYSDF; via the coding sequence ACCAGATCAAGACACTGCAGCCGCCTTTGGCATCTATGGTGACGAGCGGGTAATGCAGTGGATTGGCGATCGCACTGTTGACCCCACTCCAGCAGCAACCCAGGTTCGGCTAGAGCGGTACCGGCAGCGCACAGCAGCGGACAAGCCCCCCGGCATGGGTTGCTGGGCAGTCGAGGAACTGAGGACGGGGCAGCTTATTGGCAATCTGCTGCTAGTACCCTTACCCAATGTCGAGCGGCAGCCCTCCGGCCATATTGAAATCGGTTGGCACTTTAATCCCGCCTACTGGGGCCAGGGCTTTGCTACTGAGGCAGCCCAGGCCGTTCTCAAATATGGTTTTGAGACGCTCCAATTGGCAGAGATCTACGTCGTCACCCTGCCTAACAACGAACGCTCTAAAGCAGTTGCCCAACGCCTAGGCATGGCAGCTCTGGGCACAACCCATCAATATCATGGCGGCACCGAGCTTAGCCTGTTTAAGCTCACGGCAGAGAATTGGCAAATACTTATAGCAGAGCCAAGAACTGTCCCTGCAAAAATGCACAAAGATTCTGTTTACAGCGATTTCTAA
- a CDS encoding DUF2945 domain-containing protein, giving the protein MSESFKKGDSVEWKTSQGKTTGKVEKKLTSPTDIKGHHVAASQDNPEYLVKSDKSGKEAAHKPDSLKPIKEKK; this is encoded by the coding sequence ATGTCCGAGTCATTCAAGAAAGGCGACTCTGTAGAGTGGAAAACTTCTCAGGGAAAGACAACTGGCAAGGTTGAAAAGAAGTTAACCTCACCCACCGATATTAAAGGGCATCATGTAGCGGCTTCTCAGGACAATCCAGAGTATTTGGTAAAAAGTGACAAGAGCGGCAAAGAAGCAGCTCATAAGCCTGATTCTCTGAAGCCAATTAAGGAGAAGAAGTAA
- a CDS encoding CsbD family protein, whose product MSIEERARATAKNIEGKLQEAAGEVTGDPKDKAEGKAKQVEAQARHTKEDIKDNVKRKLD is encoded by the coding sequence ATGTCTATTGAAGAAAGAGCACGGGCAACCGCTAAAAATATAGAAGGCAAGCTTCAAGAAGCTGCTGGTGAAGTCACAGGCGATCCTAAAGATAAAGCCGAGGGCAAAGCAAAGCAGGTTGAAGCTCAGGCAAGACATACAAAAGAAGACATCAAAGACAACGTGAAGCGTAAGCTTGACTAG
- a CDS encoding YhjD/YihY/BrkB family envelope integrity protein: MSKARLLSPKQTWRLLKEAFQEWQQDKASRLAAALAYYTVFSLAPLLVLVIAIAGSVFGTDTARDQLVTQIQALVGSSGADVITDALENANEPGANQGAIASAISIAVLMFGASGVFIELQNSLNTIWNIEPKPGQGVGSFVQKRLLSFSMILVIGFLLLVSLVLSTALAAFSGYLSQWIEGVGWILNTVISLGLITFLFAAIFKYLPDAHIVWKDVIIGAFITTLLFTLGKYLLGLYLGNASVGSTYGAAGSLIALLAWIYYSAQILFFGAEFTQVYARRFGSQIVPDKNAVVSSSK, from the coding sequence GTGAGCAAGGCAAGACTATTAAGTCCAAAGCAAACTTGGCGGTTACTTAAGGAAGCCTTTCAGGAGTGGCAGCAGGATAAGGCGTCTCGCCTAGCAGCAGCTCTAGCCTATTACACGGTGTTTTCTCTGGCTCCTCTGTTGGTTCTGGTGATTGCGATCGCAGGCTCGGTCTTTGGCACTGACACTGCTAGAGATCAGTTGGTTACTCAAATTCAGGCGCTAGTGGGGTCGAGCGGGGCTGATGTGATTACGGATGCCCTAGAAAATGCCAATGAACCAGGGGCCAATCAAGGTGCGATCGCCTCAGCTATCAGCATCGCCGTTTTGATGTTTGGAGCCTCTGGTGTCTTTATAGAGCTGCAAAACTCTCTCAACACCATTTGGAACATAGAGCCCAAACCTGGCCAAGGCGTGGGATCCTTTGTCCAAAAGCGTCTTTTATCTTTCTCAATGATTTTGGTCATTGGCTTTTTGCTGCTGGTGTCTCTGGTTCTCAGTACAGCCCTAGCGGCATTTAGTGGGTACCTGTCCCAGTGGATTGAAGGCGTTGGCTGGATTTTGAACACCGTTATTTCCCTTGGCCTGATTACGTTTCTGTTTGCCGCCATCTTTAAGTACCTGCCCGATGCTCATATCGTCTGGAAAGATGTCATTATTGGCGCGTTTATCACTACGCTGCTATTTACCCTGGGTAAATACCTGTTGGGGCTATACCTGGGCAATGCCAGCGTCGGCTCTACCTATGGAGCCGCAGGTTCTTTGATCGCGCTATTGGCCTGGATCTACTATTCTGCTCAAATTCTTTTCTTCGGGGCGGAGTTTACTCAGGTTTATGCTCGACGGTTTGGTAGTCAAATCGTGCCAGATAAGAACGCTGTAGTAAGCTCATCTAAGTGA